One Brassica napus cultivar Da-Ae chromosome A5, Da-Ae, whole genome shotgun sequence DNA window includes the following coding sequences:
- the LOC125574974 gene encoding zinc finger protein CONSTANS-LIKE 8-like: MIPERQEDVKRPRDCELCLNKHAVWYCASDDAFLCHVCDESVHRANQVATKHDRVCLKTNEISNGVLQGTARKPVWHSWFRRKPRTPRVRCERKPQGKVDDERRREGPRVPEIGGETNEEDENLTSLVPEFQGFIEMEFFLNNHDGSEETMRQFNVDHETDEMEDLCYNEEEGKTNGDEACHEQSLTSCKNEYDINPTLVTTKTEENAKQRNLLLRLNYENVIAAWDKQESPTTATWNQNEFSNTSNFQLVPPGIEEEKVSNRSEREARVWRYRDKRKNRLFEKKIRYEVRKVNADKRPRIKGRFVRRSLTNDF, encoded by the exons ATGATTCCAGAGCGTCAAGAAGATGTCAAGCGGCCACGAGACTGTGAATTGTGTCTCAACAAACACGCGGTTTGGTATTGTGCATCCGATGATGCTTTCTTGTGCCATGTTTGTGATGAATCAGTGCATCGTGCAAACCAAGTGGCGACAAAACACGACAGAGTTTGCCTTAAAACAAATGAGATATCTAATGGCGTGCTTCAAGGAACGGCACGAAAGCCGGTTTGGCACAGCTGGTTCAGAAGAAAACCAAGAACACCTAGAGTCCGTTGCGAGAGAAAGCCACAAGGGAAGGTAGATgatgagagaagaagagaaggccCTCGTGTTCCCGAGATTGGAGGCGAAACcaatgaagaagatgagaatctaacttcTCTTGTGCCAGAGTTTCAGGGATTTATAGAGATGGAATTCTTCTTGAACAACCATGATGGTTCTGAAGAAACAATGAGACAATTCAACGTTGACCATGAAACTGATGAAATGGAAGATCTATGTTACAATGAAGAAGAAGGTAAAACCAATGGAGATGAAGCATGTCATGAACAATCTTTGACGAGCTGCAAGAATGAGTACGACATTAATCCCACCCTGGTTACAACAAAGACAGAAGAAAATGCAAAGCAGAGGAACTTGTTACTTAGACTTAACTACGAAAATGTTATAGCGGCATGGGATAAACAAGAATCCCCAACAACAGCAACATGGAACCAAAATGAGTTTAGCAACACAAGTAACTTCCAGCTAGTTCCTCCA GGGATAGAGGAGGAGAAAGTAAGCAACAGAAGTGAGAGAGAAGCAAGAGTATGGAGGTACAGAGATAAACGCAAGAATCGTTTGTTTGAGAAGAAGATAAGGTACGAAGTTAGAAAGGTTAACGCAGACAAAAGGCCGAGGATAAAAGGTCGATTTGTCCGGAGATCTTTAACCAACGACTTCTAG
- the LOC106382028 gene encoding glutathione S-transferase T3-like, whose protein sequence is MDPFNYNSPGLVNLLVSQSSQPIDLGCSEVPKAASKRKWTTKEDVVLISAWLNTSKDPIVSNEQKAGTFWKRIVEYVNASPLLIGSIPREWSQCKQRWGRVNEQVCKFVGSHEAAVKEQASGQNENDVMKAAHDIFFNDYHVKFSMEHCWRELRFDQKWRSHSLSKDGAKEKRKEPAEEVPADQDDRPPGVKASKAAKRKKHTNEAAYDQIESILAAKNTISKQKILDRLLAKSEATLSPQEVFAGHGFSV, encoded by the exons atGGATCCTTTTAACTATAACTCTCCCGGGTTGGTTAACCTACTAGTCTCTCAGAGCAGTCAACCCATAGACTTAGGGTGTTCTGAGGTTCCTAAAGCGGCGTCAAAGCGTAAGTGGACAACCAAAGAAGACGTTGTCTTGATcagtgcttggttgaacacCAGCAAAGATCCAATCGTGAGTAACGAGCAGAAGGCAGGCACGTTTTGGAAGCGCATAGTGGAGTATGTCAATGCTAGTCCTCTGCTCATTGGCTCCATTCCTAGGGAGTGGAGTCAATGTAAGCAGCGGTGGGGAAGGGTTAATGAGCAGGTCTGCAAGTTTGTTGGAAGCCATGAAGCCGCGGTGAAGGAGCAAGCGAGTGggcaaaatgagaatgatgtcaTGAAGGCTGCCCATGACATCTTCTTTAACGACTATCATGTCAAGTTCAGTATGGAGCATTGTTGGAGGGAGCTTAGGTTTGATCAAAAATGGAGATCACATTCATTGTCGAAAGATGGTGCaaaggagaaaaggaaggaaCCGGCTGAGGAGGTTCCTGCGGACCAAGATGATAGGCCTCCTGGCGTTAAGGCAAGCAAAGCAGCCAAACGCAAGAAGCACACCAATGAAGCAGCTTATGATCAGATAGAGAGCATATTAGCTGCCAAAAATACTATATCTAAACAGAAAATCCTTGATCGCTTGCTTGCAAAATCTGAAGCTACACTTTCTCCACAAGAAGT GTTTGCAGGTCACGGGTTCTCTGTTTGA
- the LOC125608578 gene encoding uncharacterized protein LOC125608578 has translation MSSSSSDEVDEYLEEMVDEVVDNFIDSVVDGQANNPKRRAYIERNRERGHSQLLTDYFNENPTYPPEMFRRRFRMNKSLFLRIVDRLSTEVPYFQQRKNAHGRFGLSALQKCTAAIRMLAYGQSGDTYDEYLRLGESTARLCLENFTAGIIQLFGPEYLRRPNEDDLQRLLDIGEVRGFPGMIGSIDSKSISSDAWLEDFCVVVGRDSKPSAFGLNFYSSILGIRLVMLWSKEEVR, from the exons atgtcttcctcatcaagtgaTGAAGTAGATGAGTATTTAGAAGAAATGGTCGACGAAGTTGTTGATAATTTCATCGATTCAGTAGTTGATGGTCAAGCTAACAACCCGAAGAgacgagcttatatcgaaagaaatcgggAACGCGGACACAGTCAACTATTGACCGACTATTTCAACGAAAATCCCACATACCCACCGGAAATGTTTAGGAggcgttttcgaatgaacaagtcattgttccttcgcattgtcgatCGCCTAAGTACTGAAGTGCCATACTTTCAGCAAAGAAAAAATGCTCACGGAAGGTTCGGGCTAtctgcacttcaaaagtgtacggcagctATACGTATGCTGGCATACGGTCAATCGGGAGATACATATGACGagtatctccgacttggtgaaagTACGGCACGTTtatgtttggaaaatttcaCTGCTGGGATAATACAATTGTTTGGACCGGAGTATTTACGAAGACCTAATGAGGATGATCTTCAACGAttactcgatattggagaggtaCGGGGGTTCCCAGGGATGATTggcagcatcgact CAAAATCCATTTCCAGTGATGCGTGGCTTGAGGATTTTTGTGTGGTTGTTGGCCGTGACAGCAAACCTTCAGCATTTGGTCTCAATTTTTATAGCTCAATCTTGGGGATACGCTTGGTCATGCTCTGGTCGAAGGAGGAAGTGAGATAA